The region TAATGTTTGAACAAGTATTTGAAAATCTGTAAAGCAATGCAAAGGTTTTAACACAAGTTGAAGATCCTAATCAGAAACTGTGAGAATAATACAAGTCCAAAGGATTTAGTATGGTCATACTCTTATCACAAAAATCAACAGTAACCTTAGATGAGCTGCCAGCGGTCATTTCatagaacaaaaattttaactaaacctAAGAAATTCATCAGTTGCACGACCACATTTGCTACCGCAAAAGCCGCATTTTTAGCAATTCTATGCAATATCAAGGATCACGACGAAATTGAAATGGCCAATTAAAACcgacaaaagaaaatatacaaaagTCGAATCCAGATTACTCTACCATTAGATTAATTGATTTCACAACCCACACAGGATCATCCACCAAACCACTCAACGggaaattcataacaaaatatttaaagaaaattaaattaaaaggaagAAGCAATGGAGAATACCGATCATATAGGAAATGAGCTTGAGCTCATCCTGAGCCTCTTCGATGAGTTCCTCGACCTGGCCGCAACCGAGCCGTTTCTCGATGGCTTCCCAGTCCTCCTCCTCTTTGCACACGCCCAACCGGTGTTTCGTGAAGCTCTCCACCGCCTTGCGGTAACCCTCGTCTTCTGGAACCTTCTGGATCTCCTTCAGCGTCTTGCTGTAGAGTCCGATCAGCACCTCCCTCGCGTTCGGCACCACCTCCAGCCCCACGATCCCCGTGGAAGCCTTAACCTTCGCCATCAACGGCCGCGCCACCGCACGTAGAAACATCTTCACTTACGATCTCACTCTCCCCCAATGTCTCCAAACACGATGCTGTTCGAGTCTCACAGAGAAATGAGACCGTGCGTGGCTTCGAAATGGAGAAGCCCCCGATTGGGCCTGTAGCTCCTTGGCCTAAATGGCCCAAATAGGGTGGGCTTGCAAATAGCCCGTTTCCCAAAggcttttactttttaatttgaaaCTTTCCggaaaagaataaagaaatcgctaattttaatacattaatattcaatCGGATTATTCTTTCCTAAATCAGTATATACAAatagatattaatataaaattatttatatatcaaattaacataatatattttttagatatactaaaatttaaataactgatttttttattatcccattttaacaaaatttgaaaaaaaaatcatataaaactaCAATTTA is a window of Vigna unguiculata cultivar IT97K-499-35 chromosome 4, ASM411807v1, whole genome shotgun sequence DNA encoding:
- the LOC114182627 gene encoding probable NADH dehydrogenase [ubiquinone] 1 alpha subcomplex subunit 5, mitochondrial — protein: MFLRAVARPLMAKVKASTGIVGLEVVPNAREVLIGLYSKTLKEIQKVPEDEGYRKAVESFTKHRLGVCKEEEDWEAIEKRLGCGQVEELIEEAQDELKLISYMIEWEPWGVPDDYECEVIENDAPVPKHVPLHRPPPLPTEFHKTLETLSSQSGKDTPPATSTESPSKT